From Anopheles coluzzii chromosome 3, AcolN3, whole genome shotgun sequence, the proteins below share one genomic window:
- the LOC120959050 gene encoding succinate dehydrogenase cytochrome b560 subunit, mitochondrial-like codes for MAASLLLRNACRRTLLQGYQSTNAALPLLAARTIVLKPVQADVRPGESHDDRNARLKRPQSPHLTIYSFQLTSMLSITHRFTGLALTGYITALGLGALAMPHDATHYLTMLEGLSAPTLIALKFTMAYPFAYHTVNGVRHLFWDMGKFLTIKEVYTTGYTMLGVSGVLAGLLTAL; via the exons ATGGCCGCTTCTCTTCTGCTGAG GAACGCTTGCCGTCGTACGCTGCTGCAGGGCTACCAGAGCACCAATGCCGCGCTGCCCCTGTTGGCCGCCCGTACGATCGTCCTTAAACCGGTGCAGGCGGACGTCCGTCCCGGGGAGTCGCACGATGACCGAAACGCACGACTGAAGCGTCCCCAGTCTCCCCATCTGACCATCTACAGCTTCCAGCTGACGAGCATGCTGTCGATTACGCACCGTTTCACCGGTCTGGCCCTGACCGGATATATAACCGCGCTCGGACTGGGCGCGCTTGCCATGCCCCACGATGCCACCCACTATCTGACGATGCTAGAGGGGCTCAGCGCACCGACGCTGATTGCGCTCAAGTTCACCATGGCCTACCCGTTCGCGTACCACACGGTCAACGGTGTGCGCCATCTGTTCTGGGATATGGGCAAGTTCCTGACGATCAAGGAGGTGTACACCACCGGCTACACGATGCTGGGCGTGTCCGGTGTGCTGGCGGGACTGCTGACCGCACTGTAA